GTATATAATGAAAATTCAACGTTTACAAGGGTATGTCGCTTGGCCCTTTTGAATTTTTCAGGAAGTATTTGTTCTGCTCCAAGCTATCAAGCAGTATAAATGATCTGTAAAAAACTACTTATCAATAATCTGACTTATTCATTTAAACATTGAAAAACATACTTTGCAAGCCTTATCAGTTATGATAGTGCTTTCATTTTAAAATTATTTTCTGGAAAAAAGAGTAAACATAAGCCTTAAAAAACAAGACAGAACTTCACCGTTCTGTCTTGTGGTCTGTATTTTCCTTAATCCATCGTTCCAATTGATTCATTATACGTACCATGCCATTTTTATCAGAGAATGAAGGAAGATCGGCAGCCAAAATTTGCTTGGGCGCTGTAATGTTATCTCCTTTTTTCCGTAATACAAGTATGCTTTTTCCGAAGGATTCGTTTTTAAAAATAGAAGAAGGGAGTTTTAATATGGCATAAATATAAGCTTCTTCTGTTAAAAACGAGGTGAGCTTTTTGCTTTCCGGTCCGACGAACAGCTGATTTGGAATAACAAAAAACAAATGGCCTCCCGGTTTTGTATATCTAAGGCTCTGTTCAATAAATAAGTAATGTGAGAAGGAATGACCTTCATCTGCCTTAAGTTGATAACTCTTTGCGGCTTCGTCATTTGGATAATAACCAACCGGCAGATCACTGATGATCGTATCCACTTGCTCGGCAAAAACGAGCTGTAGGCTGTCTTGATTAAAAAAGCTGACTTCTTTCTTTTGCATATCGGCTTGTATAAAAGCAAGTTGTATTAAAATATCATCTATGTCTGCCCCATATATTTTGCCCAACTTGCCGGACATATGATTCAAAACGGTAAATAAAAGATTTCCCGTTCCAACCGCAGGATCCATTATACTGACCGGCTCTGTCCCTTGATTGAATTTATTAAATAAATAACTAATAAACAAACCAATCGTATCAGGTGTCATTTGCCGGTTTGGATGGTAATTTTTCATACTTTTTAACAAAGACAGCTGAAGAGCTTTTCGAACCGTTTCTGCCTCAAGCTCATCAATATCATCATATTTCTGTAATAGCTCTTTTATCTTCTCGGCTTTCTCCTCTGATAGGTCCAGGTGCAGGGATTTTTCCAGGAATACTTCACCTGCTTCTGCAAGAGCTTCCAGATAGGATACCTGCAAATCTTCTGAAATAAATTCGGCAGCTGAATCCATAAAATCGTACAATCGTTCAATATTATTTCTTTGCATTGCTTACTCTCCTTAACCTCCATCGTTCCCGCCAGAGGTGAGCTTTATCCATTGTTCATCATAGCGAAAAAAAAAGCCCCGGTCAAAACCGAAGCTTTTCGTGCCCTTATTTTACAGCTGATTTAGCTGCCTCTATTGCTTTTTCATAGTCAGGATGATTCGTTGCTTCACTAACGTATTCTGTGTAAACAACTTTCCCGTTCTCATCCAGAACAAAAACGGCACGGGCGAGCAACCTCAATTCCTTAATATAGACACCGAACGCTTCACCGAAAGACATCTCACGATGATCAGACAGTGTTTCCACGTTTTCAATGCCGTTAGCT
This window of the Bacillus gobiensis genome carries:
- a CDS encoding class I SAM-dependent methyltransferase, whose protein sequence is MQRNNIERLYDFMDSAAEFISEDLQVSYLEALAEAGEVFLEKSLHLDLSEEKAEKIKELLQKYDDIDELEAETVRKALQLSLLKSMKNYHPNRQMTPDTIGLFISYLFNKFNQGTEPVSIMDPAVGTGNLLFTVLNHMSGKLGKIYGADIDDILIQLAFIQADMQKKEVSFFNQDSLQLVFAEQVDTIISDLPVGYYPNDEAAKSYQLKADEGHSFSHYLFIEQSLRYTKPGGHLFFVIPNQLFVGPESKKLTSFLTEEAYIYAILKLPSSIFKNESFGKSILVLRKKGDNITAPKQILAADLPSFSDKNGMVRIMNQLERWIKENTDHKTER